One Loxodonta africana isolate mLoxAfr1 chromosome 4, mLoxAfr1.hap2, whole genome shotgun sequence genomic region harbors:
- the LOC104847090 gene encoding olfactory receptor 6C2-like has protein sequence MRNHTAITTFILLGLTDDPILHIVLLIFLFLTYILSVTGNLTIITLTLLDSHLKTPMYFFLRNFSFLEVLFTTVCVPRFLYTLATGDKTITYNACATQMFFVVLFGATEFFLLAAMSYDRYVAICKPLHYTIIMNSKVCTTLVLCSWFAGLLIILLPFSMGLQLEFCDSNLIDSFGCDTYPVLQISCSDTMLIEEIALGFAVVTLIITLIGVVLSYTCIVKTILKFPSAQQRKKAFSTCSSHMIVVSMTYGSCIFIYIKPSAKEGVALNKMVSMLATSVAPLLNPFIYTLRNKLVKEAFKDTVKKIAFLTKK, from the coding sequence ATGAGAAATCATACCGCCATAACAACATTCATCCTGCTGGGGTTGACAGATGACCCAATTCTACACATTGTgcttttgatatttttatttctcaccTACATTTTGAGTGTAACTGGGAACCTGACAATTATCACCCTCACACTTTTAGATTCTCACCTTAAGActcccatgtattttttcctccGAAATTTCTCTTTCTTGGAAGTGTTATTCACCACTGTCTGTGTGCCCAGATTTCTGTACACCCTGGCAACTGGAGATAAAACGATTACCTACAATGCTTGTGCCACACAGATGTTTTTTGTTGTCCTCTTTGGAGCCACCGAATTTTTTCTCCTTGCTGCCATGTcctatgatcgctatgtggccatctgtaagcccctgcattacacaatCATCATGAACAGTAAGGTCTGCACTACCCTTGTTCTCTGCTCCTGGTTTGCTGGCCTGTTGATCATCCTCCTACCTTTTAGTATGGGTCTCCAGCTGGAATTCTGTGACTCAAATCTCATTGATAGTTTTGGCTGTGATACGTATCCTGTTTTACAGATATCCTGCTCAGACACAATGCTTATAGAAGAAATTGCCTTGGGTTTTGCCGTGGTAACACTAATTATTACCCTAATTGGTGTGGTTCTTTCATACACATGCATtgtcaagaccattctaaaattCCCTTCTGCCCAACAAAGAAAAAAGGCCTTTTCTACATGTTCTTCTCACATGATTGTGGTTTCCATGACCTATGGCAGCTGCATCTTCATCTACATCAAGCCTTCAGCAAAGGAAGGAGTGGCCCTTAATAAGATGGTGTCAATGCTAGCCACTTCTGTTGCCCCTTTGCTTAACCCATTCATTTATACACTTCGAAACAAACTAGTCAAAGAAGCCTTCAAAGACACTGTTAAAAAAATTGCATTTCTCACAAAGAAGTAA